Proteins from a single region of Crassaminicella profunda:
- a CDS encoding toprim domain-containing protein, which yields MTKKNGYGNESLSTLEEKDKVRLRPGVIFGSDGIDGCQHTVMEIVGNSRDEAVEGFGKLIEVKRFKDRSIEVTDFGRGIPIEWNEKEKKYNWEIVFCILYGGGKYDNNGGSNYQFSIGLNGLGTAATQFASEYMDVTVFRDDYRYDLSFKEGENIVDADCGYKKVPCEKGKTGTKIRWKPDIKVFNDINISLAFFQEILRRQAIVNKGITFTLYDESLDETFTYCYEKGICDYVEEVSVDKAFTGLSYFDLETNGRDREDKPEYKVKIEVAFNFNNEVNLLEYYHNSSFLEHGGAPEKAVKNAFVYAIDKEIMKLGKYNKSEKKVTFQDIEDSLVLVTNTYSTMTSYENQTKKAITNLFIKNAMNEFLKEKLEIYFIENRLEAEKIIEQVLVNKRSREKAEKTRIDVRKKLSKKIDNISNRVKKFVDCRSKDKSIRELFIVEGDSALGSTKMGRDANFQAIMPVRGKILNCLKSDDEKIFKNDIIMDLLRVIGCGIEIKSKHLKDLADFDMEKMNWNKLIICTDADVDGYQIRCLIITMLYVLIPTIIEEGYVYIAESPLYEISDGKGNNYFAYTEEEKRKITKSLRRKVRIQRSKGLGENEPDMMWETTMCPDTRRLIQVTPADAKETKEAFELFLGDNLKGRKEFIEEYGYQYLDRSDVS from the coding sequence ATGACGAAGAAAAATGGGTATGGTAATGAGAGTCTTTCAACACTGGAGGAAAAGGATAAGGTAAGACTTCGCCCAGGAGTTATTTTTGGAAGTGATGGGATCGACGGGTGTCAACATACAGTGATGGAGATTGTGGGAAATAGTAGAGATGAAGCAGTAGAAGGCTTTGGAAAGCTCATAGAGGTAAAGCGTTTTAAGGATCGATCTATAGAAGTGACTGATTTTGGACGTGGAATTCCTATTGAGTGGAATGAAAAGGAAAAGAAGTACAATTGGGAGATCGTTTTTTGCATTCTTTATGGGGGCGGAAAGTACGATAATAATGGGGGAAGCAACTATCAGTTTAGTATAGGACTTAATGGATTAGGGACGGCTGCAACGCAGTTTGCCTCTGAATATATGGATGTGACAGTTTTTCGTGATGATTACAGATATGATTTATCTTTTAAAGAAGGTGAAAATATAGTAGACGCAGATTGCGGCTATAAAAAAGTTCCTTGTGAGAAGGGAAAAACGGGGACTAAAATACGTTGGAAGCCAGATATTAAGGTTTTTAATGATATCAATATTTCTTTAGCTTTTTTTCAAGAGATTTTAAGAAGACAAGCTATTGTCAATAAGGGAATTACTTTTACCCTTTATGATGAAAGTTTAGATGAGACTTTTACATATTGTTATGAAAAGGGTATTTGTGATTATGTAGAGGAAGTAAGTGTTGATAAAGCTTTTACAGGTCTTTCTTATTTTGATTTGGAGACGAATGGACGGGATCGTGAAGATAAACCTGAGTACAAGGTGAAGATTGAGGTTGCCTTTAATTTTAACAATGAAGTGAATTTACTGGAGTATTATCACAATTCTTCTTTCTTAGAGCATGGAGGAGCACCTGAAAAGGCCGTAAAAAATGCTTTTGTCTATGCCATAGATAAGGAAATTATGAAGCTTGGTAAATACAATAAGAGTGAGAAAAAGGTTACTTTTCAGGATATTGAGGATAGTTTAGTCCTTGTGACCAATACTTATAGTACCATGACTTCTTATGAAAATCAGACGAAAAAGGCTATTACCAATTTATTTATTAAAAATGCTATGAATGAATTTTTAAAGGAAAAGTTAGAAATTTATTTTATTGAGAATAGATTAGAAGCAGAAAAGATTATAGAACAGGTGTTAGTGAATAAGAGAAGTCGTGAAAAGGCAGAGAAGACTCGTATTGATGTAAGAAAAAAGCTAAGTAAAAAGATTGATAACATCAGCAATCGAGTGAAAAAATTTGTAGATTGTAGAAGTAAGGATAAAAGTATTCGGGAGCTGTTTATTGTAGAGGGTGATTCTGCTCTTGGAAGTACGAAGATGGGGCGAGATGCAAATTTTCAAGCCATTATGCCTGTTCGTGGAAAGATTTTAAATTGTTTAAAGAGTGATGATGAGAAAATATTTAAAAATGATATTATTATGGATCTACTTCGAGTAATTGGTTGTGGGATAGAGATCAAATCTAAGCATCTAAAGGACTTGGCGGATTTTGATATGGAGAAGATGAATTGGAATAAACTGATTATCTGTACAGATGCAGATGTGGATGGATATCAGATTCGTTGCCTTATTATTACCATGCTTTATGTACTTATACCTACTATAATTGAAGAGGGATATGTTTATATTGCAGAGTCGCCTCTTTATGAGATTAGTGATGGGAAAGGGAATAATTATTTTGCATATACAGAGGAAGAAAAGAGAAAGATTACAAAATCTTTAAGAAGAAAGGTTCGTATTCAAAGGTCAAAGGGGCTTGGGGAAAATGAGCCTGATATGATGTGGGAGACTACGATGTGTCCTGATACAAGAAGACTCATTCAAGTTACTCCAGCAGATGCTAAGGAAACAAAAGAGGCTTTTGAACTTTTCTTAGGGGATAATTTAAAGGGAAGAAAAGAGTTTATTGAGGAATATGGATACCAGTATTTAGATAGATCTGATGTGAGCTAG
- a CDS encoding DNA gyrase/topoisomerase IV subunit A: protein MSNIKNMNVIDTLKTNYMPYSMSVIVSRALPEIDGLKPSHRKLLYTMYKMGLLRGNKTKSANIVGQTMRLNPHGDMAIYQTMVRLTRGNESLLHPYVDSKGNFGKSYSRDMAFAAPRYTEAKLDEICEEFFRDIGKKTVEFMPNYDNTMDEPTLLPTTFPNILVNPNLGIAVGMASNICSFNLGEICESTIALMEDEEVNLLNILKGPDFPTGGELVYKQEDMEKIYETGKGTFYLRGKYEYDEKNRCIDILEIPYTTNIETIIDQITDLVKAGKIREITDVRDETDKEGLKITLDLKRGTQVEQLMGKIYKYTKLQDSFSCNFNILVEGQPKVLGVRQILVEWIGFRMVCIKKGLLFEHKQKSDKLHLLKGLEKILLDLDRAIQIVRSTKKDKDVIPNLMEGFSVDKNQAEFIAEIKLRNFNQEYILGKTKDIKKLEKEIKTIESTLGSEKKIKRVIKKELLAVSKKYGKERATKIVEQQHIEKISYEDLIEDYELKLFRTKDGYLKKISIASLRGNSEQKLKDEDVVVQELDTTNKSEILFFSNKQKVYKKKTYELSDCKSSNLGDYLKNILGCEEEESIIYMAATKDYEGYMLFFFRNGKCAKIPLESYKTKTNRSQLVNAYADSEELIHLMHIKEDLELVAKSSKEKVLVFHTQEIDVKSNRKSKGVEVLILNKGDQLSDIKIAEEVNDKRLEGHRKHIPNKGTRLRKKK from the coding sequence ATGAGTAATATAAAAAATATGAATGTGATTGATACATTAAAGACCAATTATATGCCTTATTCTATGTCTGTAATTGTATCAAGGGCATTACCGGAGATTGATGGATTAAAGCCTTCCCATAGAAAGCTTTTATATACCATGTATAAGATGGGGCTTTTGAGAGGAAATAAGACAAAGAGTGCAAATATTGTAGGACAAACTATGAGACTCAACCCCCATGGCGATATGGCTATTTATCAGACTATGGTAAGGCTCACTAGGGGAAATGAATCATTGCTTCATCCTTATGTGGATAGTAAAGGGAACTTTGGGAAAAGTTATTCGAGGGATATGGCCTTTGCAGCACCTAGGTATACAGAGGCAAAATTAGATGAGATTTGTGAGGAGTTTTTTCGTGATATAGGCAAAAAGACAGTGGAGTTTATGCCAAACTATGATAATACTATGGATGAGCCTACTCTTTTACCTACGACTTTTCCCAATATTTTGGTCAATCCCAATTTGGGCATTGCTGTAGGCATGGCTAGTAATATTTGTAGTTTTAATTTAGGGGAGATTTGTGAGAGTACTATTGCCCTTATGGAAGATGAAGAGGTGAATCTTTTAAATATATTAAAAGGACCTGATTTTCCTACTGGAGGAGAACTTGTCTATAAGCAAGAGGATATGGAAAAAATCTATGAAACAGGAAAGGGAACTTTTTATCTGAGAGGAAAATATGAATATGATGAGAAAAATCGCTGTATTGATATTTTAGAGATTCCTTATACAACAAATATTGAGACAATTATTGATCAGATTACAGATCTTGTAAAGGCAGGTAAGATTAGAGAGATAACAGATGTGAGGGATGAGACGGATAAGGAAGGTCTTAAGATTACCTTAGATCTTAAGCGTGGAACCCAGGTAGAACAGCTGATGGGCAAGATTTATAAGTATACGAAGCTACAAGATAGCTTTAGTTGTAATTTCAATATATTAGTAGAAGGACAGCCAAAGGTCTTAGGGGTTCGTCAGATTTTAGTAGAGTGGATTGGCTTTCGAATGGTGTGTATCAAAAAGGGGCTTTTGTTTGAACATAAGCAAAAATCAGATAAGCTCCATTTGTTGAAGGGCCTAGAGAAGATTTTACTAGATTTAGATCGTGCTATACAGATTGTACGAAGTACGAAAAAGGATAAGGATGTTATTCCAAATTTGATGGAGGGTTTTTCTGTAGATAAAAATCAAGCTGAGTTTATTGCAGAGATCAAACTTCGAAATTTCAATCAAGAGTATATTTTAGGGAAGACAAAGGATATTAAAAAATTAGAGAAGGAAATCAAGACCATAGAGAGTACCCTAGGTAGTGAAAAAAAGATCAAAAGGGTCATTAAAAAAGAGTTATTAGCGGTTTCAAAAAAATATGGAAAAGAAAGAGCTACAAAGATAGTAGAGCAGCAGCATATAGAAAAGATTTCTTATGAGGATTTGATTGAGGATTATGAGTTGAAGCTATTTCGCACGAAAGATGGCTATCTAAAGAAGATTTCTATAGCGAGCCTTAGGGGGAATAGTGAACAAAAGCTAAAAGATGAAGACGTAGTTGTACAAGAGTTGGATACAACCAATAAATCTGAAATTTTATTCTTTAGCAATAAACAGAAGGTATATAAGAAAAAAACTTATGAGCTATCTGATTGTAAAAGTAGCAATTTAGGGGATTATTTGAAGAATATTTTAGGGTGTGAAGAAGAGGAATCCATTATTTATATGGCAGCTACGAAGGATTATGAGGGATATATGTTGTTCTTTTTTAGAAATGGAAAGTGTGCAAAGATTCCTCTTGAGAGCTATAAGACAAAGACCAATAGAAGTCAATTGGTCAATGCTTATGCAGATTCTGAGGAGTTGATCCATTTGATGCATATAAAGGAAGATTTAGAGTTGGTAGCAAAAAGTAGTAAAGAAAAGGTTCTTGTTTTTCATACCCAGGAAATAGACGTAAAGAGCAATCGAAAATCTAAAGGGGTAGAGGTACTTATCTTAAATAAAGGAGATCAATTATCAGATATTAAAATAGCAGAGGAAGTAAATGATAAAAGATTAGAAGGGCATAGAAAGCATATTCCAAATAAAGGGACTCGTTTAAGAAAGAAGAAATAA
- a CDS encoding EAL domain-containing protein, with protein MKKSKKYIKQNVVNTYKLIYLPLWIALLATFTVSISSFYISKNVLLEQVKQDGLNLVKQAIGQIEGKAVALDVVDEMLEDKIRTAGEMIIAHKEDLDNDYLVQSMKDLHVDELHWMNEKGEGLYSTIEAYRDWVPPKGHPLYDFIHSNDQELMEDIRPDAKFRIPIKYGAIKDKNGYVVQVGILAEHIQELTEQFSYQTLVERLVMEENVVYATLLDDNLKTIADGDIEDIGVIYDHGDEKEVREALKGKTSMIEWYYDKRNAKVLEISAPVFKGRKITGVFVIGLSMKSVYTSIYTIFTTSSIIALIMFLLFLWVQKENVIKPVKQLDKKINQIDLENAIDYRLPLVKKDTFFGLTISMNNLLDKTHSYLEQLKENQEELEASNEEVIAAYHQLAASEEELRAQYDEIQGYAEKVENLKQKYEHLAYNDPLTNLPNRRSFLEKIEKVTNKNQSGAVMLIDLDNFKEINDTLGHAYGDEVLKKVAQGLMHIKDEKIFLSRFGGDEFLILIEDEEDVLAIENYAKKIIHIFKNKWFIEGDEIYISASVGITRYPFDSNRVNQLIMNADMAMYHVKDLGKNNYMFFHKEMTKKLKEQIQIERILREAIKTDGFKLVYQPQIGTYTGKIVSFEALLRLKDHFISPNLFIQVAEENGMIIQMGRWVTREAIHQIATWKEKGLEVKPIAINFSAKQLNDTDYIHFLENTLKEMNVDAKSLEIEITESIFLEKKEETIVFLNQLRNLGIKIALDDFGTGYSSLSYLTFLPVDKIKLDKSLCDKFLEIENIAVMDNIISLAHSLNLEIVAEGIEDMEQYKRLRVAKCNYIQGYLFSKPVEALEAEKIYENNFLKKY; from the coding sequence ATGAAAAAATCAAAAAAATATATAAAACAAAATGTAGTCAATACATACAAATTGATATATTTACCCTTATGGATTGCTTTGTTGGCCACTTTTACGGTGAGTATTTCAAGTTTTTATATAAGTAAAAATGTATTATTAGAACAAGTCAAGCAAGATGGGCTCAATCTTGTAAAACAAGCAATAGGGCAGATAGAAGGAAAAGCAGTAGCTTTAGATGTAGTTGATGAAATGTTAGAAGATAAGATTAGAACAGCTGGAGAGATGATTATAGCCCACAAAGAAGATTTAGATAATGATTATTTAGTACAGTCAATGAAAGATTTGCATGTGGATGAATTGCACTGGATGAATGAAAAGGGAGAAGGATTATATTCAACCATTGAAGCCTATAGAGATTGGGTTCCTCCTAAGGGACATCCCTTGTATGATTTTATACATAGTAACGATCAAGAGTTAATGGAGGATATCAGACCGGATGCAAAGTTTAGGATTCCTATTAAATATGGGGCGATAAAGGATAAAAATGGATATGTTGTTCAGGTAGGGATTTTAGCAGAGCATATACAAGAGTTGACAGAACAGTTTAGCTATCAAACTTTGGTTGAAAGATTGGTGATGGAAGAGAATGTAGTTTATGCAACTCTTTTAGATGACAATTTGAAGACAATTGCAGATGGGGATATAGAAGATATTGGTGTTATTTATGATCATGGAGACGAAAAAGAGGTACGAGAAGCTCTCAAAGGGAAAACAAGTATGATAGAGTGGTATTATGATAAGAGGAATGCCAAGGTACTAGAAATTTCAGCTCCTGTTTTTAAGGGAAGGAAAATTACAGGGGTATTTGTTATAGGACTTTCTATGAAAAGTGTTTATACTTCTATTTATACGATTTTTACAACATCATCTATTATTGCACTTATAATGTTTTTATTATTTTTATGGGTACAAAAGGAAAATGTAATCAAGCCTGTAAAGCAGTTAGATAAAAAGATCAATCAAATAGATTTAGAGAATGCTATAGACTATAGACTACCTTTAGTAAAGAAGGATACTTTTTTTGGATTAACCATTTCCATGAATAATTTATTAGATAAAACCCATAGTTATTTGGAACAATTAAAGGAAAATCAAGAAGAACTAGAGGCATCTAACGAAGAAGTTATAGCAGCTTATCATCAGTTAGCAGCATCAGAGGAAGAACTAAGAGCCCAATATGATGAAATACAGGGCTATGCAGAAAAAGTAGAAAATTTAAAGCAAAAATATGAACATCTTGCTTATAATGATCCCCTAACGAATCTACCCAATCGAAGAAGTTTTTTAGAAAAGATTGAAAAAGTAACAAATAAAAATCAATCAGGGGCAGTTATGTTAATAGATTTAGATAATTTTAAAGAGATCAATGATACCTTAGGACATGCATATGGGGATGAAGTACTCAAAAAAGTGGCACAAGGGCTGATGCATATAAAGGATGAAAAAATATTTCTATCAAGATTTGGTGGAGATGAATTTCTTATTTTAATAGAAGATGAAGAAGATGTTTTGGCAATAGAAAATTATGCAAAGAAAATTATCCATATATTTAAAAATAAATGGTTCATTGAAGGGGACGAAATCTATATAAGTGCAAGTGTGGGGATTACACGATATCCTTTTGATAGCAACCGGGTGAACCAATTGATTATGAATGCAGATATGGCTATGTATCATGTAAAAGATTTAGGAAAAAACAATTATATGTTTTTTCATAAAGAAATGACAAAAAAATTAAAAGAACAGATTCAGATTGAAAGGATTTTAAGAGAAGCTATAAAGACAGATGGATTCAAATTAGTATATCAGCCACAAATTGGGACGTATACTGGAAAAATTGTGAGCTTTGAAGCATTATTAAGGCTTAAAGATCATTTTATCTCACCTAATTTGTTTATACAGGTAGCCGAGGAAAATGGTATGATCATTCAAATGGGAAGATGGGTCACTAGAGAAGCCATCCATCAAATTGCAACATGGAAAGAAAAAGGGTTAGAGGTAAAACCTATTGCTATTAACTTTTCAGCAAAACAATTAAATGATACGGATTATATTCATTTTTTAGAAAATACATTAAAGGAAATGAATGTAGATGCTAAAAGTTTAGAAATAGAGATTACAGAAAGCATATTTTTAGAAAAAAAAGAAGAGACGATTGTATTTTTAAATCAATTAAGGAATTTAGGGATAAAAATTGCCCTAGATGATTTTGGGACAGGCTATTCATCTCTTAGCTATTTAACGTTTTTACCAGTAGATAAAATAAAATTAGATAAATCTTTGTGTGATAAGTTCTTAGAAATAGAAAATATTGCAGTGATGGATAATATTATTTCTCTTGCCCATAGCTTAAATTTAGAAATAGTAGCAGAAGGTATTGAGGATATGGAGCAATATAAACGCTTAAGAGTGGCTAAGTGCAACTACATACAAGGGTATTTATTTAGTAAACCTGTAGAAGCTTTGGAAGCTGAAAAAATATATGAAAATAATTTTTTGAAAAAGTATTGA
- a CDS encoding DUF5698 domain-containing protein: MEKAIIVLILQLFYVTILTLRTTFMVRNKCKVSAVCGFLEAGIYISGLTLVLKGERNIYSMIAYAVGFGIGICVGGFVEQKIGIGNIAITVNMRNKNEKLINHLREMDFHVTIFEGMGVDGKRYKFDILTTRHKEEELIELIKFYEPNAFVISFEPRKYKARTSLKLK, from the coding sequence ATGGAAAAAGCGATTATAGTATTGATATTACAATTGTTTTATGTAACCATATTAACCTTAAGAACAACTTTTATGGTTAGAAATAAGTGTAAGGTTTCTGCAGTTTGTGGTTTTTTAGAAGCGGGAATCTATATTTCTGGGTTGACATTGGTTTTAAAAGGAGAAAGAAATATTTATAGTATGATTGCCTATGCTGTTGGATTTGGAATAGGTATTTGTGTAGGTGGTTTTGTAGAACAAAAAATAGGGATTGGGAATATTGCCATTACAGTAAATATGAGAAACAAAAATGAGAAGCTCATTAACCATTTAAGAGAAATGGATTTTCATGTGACCATATTTGAAGGAATGGGTGTAGATGGCAAGCGTTATAAATTTGATATCTTAACCACTAGACATAAGGAAGAGGAATTAATTGAGTTAATAAAGTTTTATGAACCAAATGCTTTTGTCATTTCATTTGAACCAAGAAAGTATAAAGCTAGGACTAGTTTAAAATTGAAATAA
- a CDS encoding flavodoxin family protein, protein MKCLVVYYSLEGNTKFIAETIAESTGADLLELKPKKDISSKGFMRYVKGGGQVVMKKRPELMAFDKDPNEYDFIYFGTPVWAASFAPSYNTFFSNINLKDKKVALFCCYRASCGNTFNHFAKYLEGNEIVDKIEFKEPVKRDENKKQIREWTKAISMNL, encoded by the coding sequence ATGAAGTGTTTGGTTGTTTATTATTCATTAGAAGGGAATACGAAGTTTATTGCAGAGACAATTGCTGAGTCAACGGGCGCAGATCTTTTAGAACTCAAACCCAAAAAAGATATTTCATCAAAAGGGTTTATGAGGTATGTAAAGGGAGGCGGGCAGGTAGTAATGAAGAAAAGGCCAGAATTAATGGCATTTGATAAAGATCCTAATGAATATGATTTTATATATTTTGGGACACCTGTATGGGCAGCAAGCTTTGCACCAAGCTATAATACCTTCTTTTCTAATATAAACTTAAAAGATAAAAAAGTAGCATTGTTTTGTTGTTATAGAGCAAGTTGTGGAAATACGTTTAATCATTTTGCTAAATATTTAGAAGGAAATGAGATTGTAGATAAAATTGAATTCAAAGAGCCTGTGAAAAGGGATGAAAATAAGAAACAAATACGGGAGTGGACAAAAGCTATAAGCATGAATTTATAA
- a CDS encoding zinc-ribbon domain-containing protein, whose protein sequence is MADKTLVCQDCGKEFVFTEGEQEFFKEKGFESEPKRCVECRRVRRQQRQQRSND, encoded by the coding sequence ATGGCAGATAAAACATTAGTATGTCAAGATTGTGGAAAAGAGTTTGTATTTACTGAAGGGGAGCAAGAATTCTTCAAAGAAAAAGGATTTGAGAGCGAACCTAAAAGATGTGTTGAATGTAGAAGAGTAAGAAGACAACAAAGACAACAAAGATCTAATGACTAA